The Diabrotica undecimpunctata isolate CICGRU chromosome 11, icDiaUnde3, whole genome shotgun sequence genome contains the following window.
ttttcggCGGCACTATCTTACAGTGTACACttaatttgttgattttagaAGAAGAAAGGGACTGTATTTTGGGAATAAAACACAATGATTGTATCTATATTAAGTTTTGTTTTTGATTCATTCCAATTTAGAAATTGTTCTCAAAGAAAAAATGATGAAGACACGTTATaccctattcattttacaaatttccaatcgacaatagaaccacgtgtaagccaaacagggtcgtactgatgtacgacctatgtatcatatgatttttaaaaatatttacttttgaaactgttagtgtaagaatttcttaaaatttaatcattatatcacaattaaactaaacccAAAAAATAagacgaccagtaaataacttaacaataactataacataaatataacacaatatattaacttaaaaatcaacacgatacaatttgaatttaaaatgctggcaagttgggatctgtaacatgagaaacTGTCTAGCTTGAGGtaagaaattatatttattagcctcttgacgaatgagacggcgaatatcaacacgtgttTATGTTTaatgatgggaatttggtaaatgAATGAACtttataaataattgatataccCGTTCTGTAAAATACCGTTTTTACTTTATAATTGTTTTAGAAACATCCTGTATACAGTGATATAAGTCGTATGAGTTTAGAGAACAGCTTACTATACATTTTGCTTAAAATCAATAAATTTGTGTACAAAACTAAGGTTTGTTTACATTCCCAGaccataaattattttaattacgtAGCGTGAGGTAATGAATTTCTTTTCCGTGTTATCATAAGGGACTTTTaccatttgaatttttttttaaaaatactttttgttcATTGTAGATAACAAAAGAACCCGGAAATGTTCAGGTTAGTTATGATATGATGTTATTCATGAAATCGAtgctaattttaaatttaatcaattaatttaatttaaacgaTGCTAATGATATTTATAatagaaatataatattcattgCCTAATAGACGTCGATGTAAATAGAAATCACAAGATAACAAAGAACATGTAgctaaaaatgaaatagactatttgatgataaatgacaGATAGAGAAACAACATCACATCAATTAAAACATATCCTAGAGCTGATGTAATATCCAATTATGTTCTTCCTTGGtagaacaatttaaaataaaattaaagagaaCCACGAAAACAACTGCAGAGAACACCGTCGATATTGGTTGATTATGGGAATTGGAAATTACAGAAAAGCTAAGAGAAGAAATCAATGAAAAACTCAACGCAATACAAATTACGTAAGAAAGATTTAATAAGGAAAGCATCAACGAAACATGGTCAAAACTTACGGAAACACTAACCTAACTATGTAAAATACAGCGCAGCAATAAcgaaaaaaccagaaataaaaacTGGAATACTCAGAAACTTTCTAAACTTgagaataaaagaagaatatacaaaacTAAAGAAAACCAAACAAAACGAACTAGCTAGAAAAAAATTGTAGTGAAATAAAAATCTTACAAAATCAACATGATAGCTTTAATATACAAACATTTATAGAAATATAGACTTACTAGAAAACAAAGAAAGATAATCACAGCGTATTGGCCGTTAAAACGGAGATAGTCATAGAAGACAAAATGAAAGACAAGCTGAGTTCAGATAAAGCCAACCCTATTAGAAGTCGGAACCATGGATTTCAGAGTATCCTGAGAATCCTGAGcctatatgctgacgacactCCAATAGCAGCTAGTAGGAGCAATCCTGACCCAGCAACGAGATACTTACAAACGGCAATCAACCGTATGCAATCCTTGTGTATTAAGTGGAAAATAGCGGTCAACCCGGATAAAATACAGGCCGTCAAgtacaaaaaaagaaaagagtacgCTAAGAGAGTACTAACCCTGTTCAATACACCAATTGAATTGAATCGGTGAGTTGAAAAAGATACACATTCCAAAATGGCTATTTTTCAGGaactaaaaaaaactgtttatctGCAAAACTAAATATGTTACAGAAAATGGTTCCATTATGAAGTTTCACAAGTAAATGGAAGACATTCAACTGTTAtggttattttggtttttttaatactatgtcTGAGTTATTAGCATTTTAGATAATGGAATGTGTCCCTTTTTACACTCAATATCTTGCAAATGAGATTTTAAGGCAACatgaaacaaaataatttgaaatatagcaatgtaatattaaaatacatacatgatttataaaaaaagtttacaGCACAATAATGGAAAGttaattttcatcattttcatcaGGGGTCTCAGCTTCTGTCGTTGGCCAAGTACGACGTTCATCATAAAAGGGCAAGTATTCCTCTGGAATGTATTTGATGAGTTTCATGACGTCATTGATCTTGCTTGCCTTAATAGGTACCTTTCCATAATCGTAAGCCTTGCTTGAAGGAAGCACTACATCATTGGATTTTGTAAGTTTAAAGGTGTGTGagagaaaaccaccaatgaacgATGACGCTACCACGTATCCTTTCCGGTCACTTCTGTGAATCAGATAACTATATTTGCTTATGGCAAAAGATATTCTTTTATCTTCAAGGCTTTTTGGTAATTTAACAAAGTAAAGAGGCCACCACTTCTTACAGGCTAGTACATCttcattttttacttcttttacttTGTAAGTTGGTTGAATCTTTTTGGCGTTTTCTATGATGGCCTTGTATTGGTCTGGAGAATAAATGCGATCATATTTTCGTACTGCTCTCTTAATAACTGCAAAGGTTCTATCGCATGGCAAAAAGCTATGCCCTCTTACCGGGTAATATTGATGGATTGATGTAAATCTACCGGTCATAGTTAGGGCTGAAAGTACCCTCACCATAGTGtggttgcggttttggccgccacatgcGTCACTGAAAATGTGGAGTTCCGTAATCTCTGCAGGGATTTCATTTTGAAGAAAATCTAATACAAAAGAGGTGACTTCATCTGGTCCTTTGTTTGCAACACCTTCGGGGTATGTGTAGAATACTGCCCTATcgtttttaaaatcataaacaTTAAATACATAGTACCATAACTTTCTCAGAAAAAACATTTCTTGTACGGGCAAACTGGGTAGCGGTAAGTTTTGCATGTAGTCAAAAACTATCCCCATTACATTAGGTCTAGTTTTACTCAACTCTTTCACTTCATTGAGCTTagtgtaaaatttttttgcaCGTCTCTTATGCACTATTAGCTCTGCAGCAGCGGTACGTTTAGCGTTATCATTCAATGTAGTGgattttagtttagtttgaagGTCTTCGCAAGTTGAACATACGTCGACTTGTGGCTTCCCAAATCTATATCCAAAATTTTCTTTGAAGTATTTTAGAAAAAACTCGTACTTTACTTTTGTTCCAAGGTCAGGGTGTTTTTGAAGAAACATATCATACATTTTCAGTACATCTAACTTAGCATCCAAATAGGTTATAGGTTGCTTAGTGTAATGGGTTAAATATTTAGGATATGAATCGATATGTTCATGTATTTTGGTAGTTATAGTGGTTGGAATAGTATTAACACGATTTAAATGCTTGCCTCTCATGTCAAGAGGAGACATTCCCTTCGCCAAGAGATTTGTGAGTCTGATAACTATTTTGTGTGAAATTGCATACAAACTTATGAATGCTTTGCGACATACTTCTGAACGATTTCCAGACACGATCACATAATACTTAAATGAGGCATTGATTTGTTTTGAATGATCAACTGTTGGTCTGTGCCGTTTGACATCGAATCTTTCAATACACCCCATTAAAAAGGTGTCTTGTTCATTTTTTGATTGGCCAGCataaagtttttctaaaatacGTTTTTTGTCTTCATCTAATAGCTTAGACATACACTGTTTCTTACACTGACAGTCAGGGCCAGTTTGTTTAGCTTCAACTAGTTTACCTGATGACGTAACAAACTCTTCACCCTTGCGTCTAGCAATTTTTTCCATCTCTCTGACATGTAATTCTTTATTTAACTTTCCCTTCTTCCGGCGTGGCTCTACATTTTCACTGTCTGAACTCGACATCGCAAATAACACACTATAACTATTCACTGTTAACTGTTTACGTTATAACACAGCTCCACACTAACTAAACAACAACAGATAAATGACTGGCCGTTTATGTGTAGAAGCCGGATATGCGCAAACGATAACTGTGCGGACTCCCACTACACTTGCGCTGTGTGACACGCGTCGAGTTGAAGAAGGGACACATTCCAGGAATGTGTTCCTTCTTCAACTCAACGGAATATTTTGACCTCTGCATAAGTAATATTTTGTAATGTAATGTGTACCTTTTTCAACTCCATAGATGGAACTTGATCTTAGAAACAAAATGGCTATCTCAGTTTAAATTCGCATTTTTTGGAATGTGTACCTTTTTCATCTCACCGATTCAATTGGCGAATAATGAAAATACATTGGCATTACGTTGGACAAAAGCTAACATTCATAGGACGTTAATCAAACGGTGCACAAGGCTAAGCTTCTTAGGAGTCAACTCTCATAATTACTAGATTGCACTACAGATTGGCAAATTCTATAATCTTGCCAACTCTTACATATGCCTGAGCGGCATACGTGACAAATCGGAAGAAAATTCAGACCGCACAAAACTTTATAGTTAGCGAAACACTGAATCTGCCAAAAGTCCTAACAATGATGAATTCATGGACACACGACATCTTTAACAACCTCAGGAACCATCCGAGCCGAACTTTAAGAAAGTTGACAGATTATGATCCAAAAGTGAGGTCGATACATAGACGGCCCAAACAACAGCTTGCTGCATATAGGGAGGACTCAGAAGACCTGTAATGAAAGAGATAGCCACAAGCTACCAAGAAGGctcaaaaaaacaacaatacaaaagaaaaaacaaaagagactgctctccaaaaaaaaaataacctttaaCCACtcgtaattattttattttttttccttcatttagttatgtatatttttattactaaccatttacacaaaaaaaagtcATTACTCTTTTCTTCCTAGTATTATTTTATCTTCACCTTAACTAACAACCTTTTGTCTACTTTATTCATTGAATTAAAAATCAAGTGAGTGTTGATGACTTTTCACAAAacatgggctcggtggccagacCTTTCGGGTTCTCAGCCGGCGAAgagaataaaatttattttgtcaaTTTGAACAATTGCACACCCATATATTTTAGACACGGAGACACCAACGTAGGTTGGTAGCTCTCTGTTCGAAACACACATTTTTTATGGATACAAGTCCCAAAGTAAtgatatatagtatatatatatatatatatatatatatatatatatatatatatatatatatatatatatatatatatatatatatatatatatatttatatatataatcaataatccttctaccctaaggtgttgggtgTAAAGTCTCTTTATAGGTTTCAAATACAAACTTCCTCCATTTCTTCTTGTTGCTTGAGAATTTCTTCGCTTGCTTCTTGGTGACTCCTCTCCTGTCTAGGAAGGCGGCAATTTCATCATCCCAGGTCTTCATGGGTCTGCCCCTCGGTCTTTTCAAGGTTCTTCTCGCTTCCCACACTTTTTTCACTTGActttttttatccatccttaccatgtggccgtaccatctcagttgggcttcttcgattttcttctctattgattggactttaaggcgttctcttatttcatcgttccgtatcctgtccattctagtcacccctagtactcttcttagatactttattgaaatactttgcagtttattttttagtctggtggtgagcgtccagctttcacatccaaattttaaaataggtacaaaaactgtgttgtagatagctatctttgctttttgggatacttcttttttcgatagGAATGTGCTCTTAATTGCGTGGTATATCCGGGAAGCGTTTGCTATTCGATTGTTTATCTCTGCTTCTTGTGTACCCCTACTCTCTAGTTGGGGTACACCTAGGTATTTGAAGGTTTCGACTTGTTCTAAAgtatagttattgattttaatgtttgtatgttggtctgttttctcatataccatgaccttggttttactttcattaattctcaggttacgtttttcaagtttatctctccaaatctggaggtttctcttaagtgcgtccttgtttcttccaaatacgacgaggtcatctgcaaatgcgcactCCGCTATCTGTATCATTTCCAGGTTTCTATGCCCAACAAATATTCTCGATGTTTCTTCTCTAGTTTCCTTCATTACATCATCTAGTACAATATTCAACAGGATGGAGCCTAGTACACCTCCTTGTCGTAAGCCATCATTGACTTTAATCTCTTCTGATTCCATATTATCTGTTCTTACTCTGTTTCTTGTGTTCTTGTATAGGCTCATAATAGCTTTTCTGAGTTTGCTGTCTACTTCTCTGTTTCTTAGGCTTTTGTCTATTTCGGTTCGCGgggttctatcaaatgctttttcgatgtctatgaaggcttggtatagttccgtgcttgtatttcgtgcATTTTGTATTAGATGCTTGAGTGTAAAAACATGGTCATGGATGCTTCTTCCCTTCCTGAAACCGCTCTATGACTGCTCCAGCTTATGGTCTACTTCTTGTAATAGTCTTTTCTTCAGTAGTCGTTCGTAAACTTTGGAAGGAATATTCAGGagagttatacctctgtagttgctgCATTCTCATCTGTCACCTTTAttgaaaatgggtagaataacgCCCACTTTCCAGTCTTTTGGGATCTTGTTCTCATTACATGCTTTATTGCAAACTTTTCTAAgcatttcatttccattttctcccatattttttagcatttccgcaGTTATCTTATCATAGCCAGCTGCTTTTCCTCTTTTGAGCCTAagtattatttctcttatttcttttattgttatttcgtTTTGGTTTGGGTTCTCATATGACTTTTCTTCAGTGTTGTCTATTTCAATATTATAGTCTTTTTGAGTCAAAAGGTCTTCGAAATATTCCTGTTCATAATATTTTCGTTCTCGCAGAGGATGTggccatctttgtttttaatttgttttggtgttTGTTGTCTGTTCTATGTTCTTAGGCTTCTCAGAGTTTTGTAAAATAGATTTTGGTTAGTGTGTTAGTCCTTCTCCAGCTTATTCCCAAAATCCTCCCAGCTCTTCTTTTTTGCTTTAATCACCATGTCTTTTACTTTTGCCCTCTGTTGCTTATATTTTTGATAGCTTTCTGCATTCTGGTTCCCTAGATATTTCTTCCACGCTAACTTCTTGGatttgacttcttcttttatttcattactcCACCAATTCGTACattgtctgtttttattgattttagctATTCCGCAGTTTTGTTTGCCCCCATCTAGGAGGGATTCTTTAAGTTTTTGCCAAGTTTCTTCTAAGCCATAGTTCTGCTTTAAGTGCTTTTGTAGACTATTATTCACATAGCTTTTGTATTTCTGTGCTATTTTGTTATCTGCTAACTTGTATGACCTAATAACTGCGTTGGTGAGGTTTCTTGGGGTTATGTCTCTTTTTCTTGGTACCTTCTGCGTGCGTTTTTGTTCCACACCGATATTAGTTCGGGATACTACCAGATAATGGTCGCTATATATTTCTGCTCCCCTTCTGACTCTGACTTCTTTAATACATTGTCTTAAGGGTCTGTTTACCAATACATAGTCAATAATGGACTTTTCTCCTCTACTCTTGACTTCTCTGGTATATTTGTGCAGATCTTTGTGTTGAAAAAACGAATTCATAATTATCAGGTCATTCTCTCTACAAAAGTCTATAATTCGTTGACCATTATTGTTTCTTACTTGTTCTCCGTGTTGTCCTAGTACATCCGAGGATTCTTGGTCTTTTACGCCTACTCTACCATTGAGATCGCCAATTATTATTATGTTACTTTCTCTGCTATCTATGATCTCCGTCGCCTTTTCCCAAAAAATGTCCGTTTGGTCCATATATAACAAAGATGTTGACTGGTTTCTTCTCTTCGGTTGTCATTCTAATTTTTAGGATCCTTTCGGTAATACATTCCCAATATTTAATGCTACTAGTCAAGTTTCTATTGATGAGACAACCAACTCCTTCACGTGATCTTTCTGACGAGGGTGCTCCACTGAGTTTTAAAAAATGGCCATTTTCCAGAAACTGTGTAATGTTACCTTTTCTTTTGGTCTCTGTGATTCCTAGTATGTCTATTTTAGCCTTATTAAATTCTTCTACAAGTTCAGCCTCCTTGCCGTTGAGACGTTCCTACGTTCTTACGCTCTTACGTTCCATGTTACTATTGTCCATATTTCAGGTATTCTGGTTTTTTGAGTTGCCGTTGTTTTCACACTTTTAGTCTCATTGATTGCAGTTGCTTTGTGTATTTGTAAGCGTTTCTCATCTTCCTTCTTTTTTAAGTTTCCATACTggtctttgtatagtgctttactACTACTCATGTCCTTGTTCATTGTCTGTTTCGTCGTCGTTTTTTCATTGccgttttttattagttttttggtttgtctatcttattttctttattattccaTTTCCATTCTTCCTTATTTACCCACAATTTATTTATGCCAATCTTTACGTCGTTGCCTTTATCTATCTCTTCTCGTGCAATCATTCTTATAGTTTATTGTATTTCTCTTTCTTTCATTGTGGTGTCgttgttgatatatattttttcttccttGTGGTTTTTTAGCTTGTACTTGTTCTTCATGACTTTGATTTTTTCTTCCTGATCTTCTAGTTCGATCAGACAGATTTTTGTTCCCAACTTGTATGCATCTTTGATTTTGACCTCAATTCCCATATATGTTTTGAATATATTCAGCATCGCCTCTTTTATTACTCTTTGATCATAGGTATCTATTAATTCAACACTACATTGTTTTTCCTCCTTTGTTTTTCCATAAATTCCATATTATCCTTGATTTCTTTCAATTCctctttgatttctttgttttcttgttttaggtctttgtttttcttctttaactttttattATCTTCGATGAGCTGTTCTATTGCTTCTTTACTGCTCTTTTTTGGTCGTTCTTTATCTCTGTGACATCTTTTTCCAACTTGTTCATCATTTCAATTATGGTATCTAGTTTTGATTCATGCTTATTCCGTGGTGAGTTTGTTGAGAGCTTTCTATTCTTCGTATGCTCTACTCTTTCTTCATCTTTGATGTCATCCTCCCTCATTTTTCTTTTTAGTCCGTCGTCCGTTACTGAGCTAGCGCTCTCCCAATCTTTTCCTTTCTTCAAAAACTTTTTCATTATTCGGCGCCAAGCTCTATCTTCCACCTCAACGGTCCAGAGAAAACAGTGTCTACCGTTTATTTATTACAACCAGCTAAAATATTGTCGCCTGGGATATTTTGCTCACAAGACTTCAGTGAATGTTTTGCTTTATATCGTGCTTATCAGTTAACCTCTTCGGTGTATTTTGGTTAATTGCTTATAATTATTTCACTGACTCACCTTTTAGAAGTCCACTTTTTATACTGCTGATtagtttttaactttgttttGCACTCTAActaattttgattgtttatttctcGTTGTAACTTGCGATAAATCAGGTTAATTACAGCCGAAACAACAAACGTATTTATCTAATCGCTACCACGTTGCCAAAGTAATGATACACAATTAAATTCAGTAATTTCATAGGAAGAAAAGCTGTTTTTGAGCTACCCCTAAagttaggtggcctaaccacaaccaAGAAAATCAAAGGACGCTCCTTTACCCAGGACATCCAAAGTAACGATCAGTACAAGCCTCCCCATTCGTAAGTCATACGATACGGAGAAGTGGTCGCACTGTTCAATGGAAAACATATGTTTCTAGGGGATGGGTTGTACGCGCGCGCGTGTGTGTATGTGGCAAACTGAAAGTACGGAGAAAGTATATAAGAGAGTTCGTTGATGATCAAAGAGGAGAAGCGAACAAAAAAGATAAGAAATACGAATTAGAACCAGACATAACAAAATGTTAAGTATAGCAcacttaaagaaataaaaactagtaaAGCCATTTTCCAAGCAGATATTTATAAACACGGTGGAGAGCAAATCGTCAAATTGGTGCAAAAAGTAGTTTATACAATTTGGTCTGGGAAGCAAATGCCTTAAAATTATTGGAGCTTAAGCTTAATATGCCCTTTACATAAAAATGAGAACCAACTAAAATGTAATAATTACCGTGGAATAATTCTCCTGGACCCAccataaaagatatttttaaactttttgcaTGAGAAATTAAAGCCTTGTACGGAATTTCTATCAGCAGTAAATATTCagaacgactcgtcaaccccattagATAAAGTTGACGAAATATATAGAAAGTTTAGACAAGGATACGTGCTGGCGTGTCAGATGTTTAAAATAGCCTTAGAAAAAGTCGTACCAGAAACTAATGTAGATAGCGGGGGGACTATATTTTATTAGATCAGttcaaattctagcatatgctgacgacgtggacattataacaagaaccagACTGAGAACCACAAAAATCCTAATAGAACTAGTAGCAGCAACAGAACGAATGGGattacatataaatcaaaataaaaccaaatccaTTCTATCTAACACAAAACTCGAGAGAGTCAATAACTAAAACTTCTAAGCGGTCAATGAGTGCTTATATCTATGGACATCGGTTAACTCCAATAATAACAGATTAGGAGAAATAAAAAGCTTAACCGTCTGCAGTAGGTAGGGCATGTAGATTAGCATTAGGCACCTGTAGAGCCGGTGGGAATAAGAAGACGAAGCAAACCAAAGCTAAGGTGAATAGACAAGGTAACACAGAATGCTAAGAAGATCGTTGTTGCCAATTGGAAAATCCAAGAAAGAAACAAAGCAGAATAAAGCAGAAATCTTGAGAATGAACAAAGAAGAGCTGTAGTACAGTGATGATAATGATAAAAGCCATTGTTCCAAGTAACTTTTAAGCAAAGTTGCTTCATATATATATTTTCGTCGATAAACATGCATATGACTCAATAAACAGGGCacatttatacaaaatattaattgaatttgaaataccGTCCAAACTTGTTAGGCTCATCCGAATGACGATGACGGAGACAGTGGCTCAGGTACAGATACAACGTGAGATGATATATCCATTTCAAATAACACAAGGAATAAAATGGGgtgatgggctggcaccaacagcGTTTTATTTAGTACTGGAATATGTAGTTAGAAAAACGGCAGTAGGTAGAAATAACACACTTATCAATAAATCAGTTCAACTGGTAGCATATGGAGATGGCAACAGTAGAAAATATGTATACGAAACTTTAGTTACTTGCTAAATAAATAGGCATATCAGTAAACATATAAAGGCTTAAATCCTAGCACAAAGTCAATCGTAGAGAGCAACACGACCCTAAGAGTAAACATCACAGAGGACAACATTGACGACGCAAAGCTTAGCAGAAAAATCATCGTTAGCCAATATGGCATACTTTGCTATGACTCAGATATTTAAATCACGTGACGTACATCGAAGGACTAAAATACGAATGTACAAGACCATAATCCGACCGATATTAAGCTAAAGATGTAAAACGTATGAAGGAAGAAAACAGACTTCCAATAAAAACTGTTGAATGTAAGAATCAGGGGAAGAGACCCAATGGAAGACCAAGAATACGATGGAAGAATTATGTAGATGAGTACGCAAAAAATCTTCTTGGTAGTCGGTCTAGAGGAGAATGGCTACAGACTGTAATGATTAAAGGTGAGCACCAAGTTCacagaatggagaccaagaactcgtttgagagtgtgtcaagcactttaactgtcccagtagtgtgttcgtacagttcaaaTTTGACTCTGTACAATACTTTGCGCTAGTCTATAAaacaaatgtcttcttcttcttcctccttttctgcttgtttattgatggaataatacctctatagaaggatgtcactccatcttttgcgcagtcgttcaatacttcttctgccgattggtaacttatctcttgctattttgacgacacgggcctccttcattctgcttatgtggttattccattcttttttctattttgtgtccattcatttatacactgtatgttacattgtCTTCTAATGCCTTTACTTCTCTTTCgctttctcagcgtatttcctgtaattcttcttagtactctcaactctgcagtttccagtagcctttgcgttgtggctgtgtcgggtcgtGTTTCTaaagcatatgtcattattgatcttacactggctttataaattcttgacttcactcagtgttaatatgtctgtttcgccatatagtattattaaggcattctgccagccaattttctttttgtacttgatctctcacttctttgtcaaggtctccatagctataaagtgtaattttcaggtattttatttccattacatGTTCAACACTGATGCcaccaatttctattttacatctagttgattctttgctgactactattgttttagttttctgagatgagattttcattttaaattattttgctcttatgttaaatctgtggaccagtctttgcagactttcttcatcttgggctattaatattgcgtcgtctgcgtaacagagtatttttatttatttttttcccattctgtatcctcttccttagttaacacttttgatgatttcatacatgatcaaattgaagagcgtaggactcaatgaatccccttgtcttattccgctaacTATTTCTATAGGCtctgtaagttgttcatctattctgattttcattttgttgttttggtagatgttttcgatagtttttataatatttaggggaactccattatacagaagatggattacatctttgagtcttactctgtcaaacgctttctttaggtcaatcagatacagaaattctggtctattatactctagtgatttctcattaatttgctttataacgaatattaaaTCCGTACACGATTTTtaactacgaaaaccctgttgttcatctgataaacttatcctctaattaatttattagcacttgtaaaattttagttgaaagttttagcgtagtatttaagaAGTTTATACAACTGTAGTTTTCTAGTTGTTTTTTTATCTTGtataaaacaa
Protein-coding sequences here:
- the LOC140452785 gene encoding uncharacterized protein, whose amino-acid sequence is MDQTDIFWEKATEIIDSRESNIIIIGDLNGRVGVKDQESSDVLGQHGEQVRNNNGQRIIDFCRENDLIIMNSFFQHKDLHKYTREVKSRGEKSIIDYVLVNRPLRQCIKEVRVRRGAEIYSDHYLVVSRTNIGVEQKRTQKVPRKRDITPRNLTNAVIRSYKLADNKIAQKYKSYVNNSLQKHLKQNYGLEETWQKLKESLLDGGKQNCGIAKINKNRQCTNWWSNEIKEEVKSKKLAWKKYLGNQNAESYQKYKQQRAKVKDMVIKAKKKSWEDFGNKLEKD